One window from the genome of Eucalyptus grandis isolate ANBG69807.140 chromosome 7, ASM1654582v1, whole genome shotgun sequence encodes:
- the LOC120296131 gene encoding proline-rich protein 36-like yields the protein MYGKAGGRTSQAPRRPSATLVREPPRPKPPPPDTRSHDDPSNAPALFAVCPVECPTSPPRRDTTAVLICPFESPDDGRSEPIVATPLSGPRTGPRLLCCSCCISPSQHRRPAALPEFDATRSSCRSIRPVAAALSETRQTRAARFPDVLPTRATRHPEARQTRVAHCPRRPSAMPSAGDPNAGSLDRDAPIPLVVLATRVLPLLVCTRRSSPCRTDDLLPLKIHEQAEL from the exons ATGTACGGTAAAGCGGGGGGGCGGACTTCtcagg CGCCCCGCCGCCCCTCTGCAACGCTCGTCCGCGAGCCCCCGCGCCCAAAGCCGCCGCCGCCTGACACCAGAAGCCACGACGACCCGAGCAACGCCCCTGCTCTATTCGCGGTCTGCCCAGTGGAGTGTCCAACGTCTCCGCCTCGCCGCGACACCACCGCTGTCCTGATCTGCCCGTTCGAGAGCCCCGACGACGGCAGATCTGAGCCGATCGTCGCTACACCGTTGAGCGGGCCCCGCACCGGCCCGCGCCTCCTCTGCTGCTCGTGCTGTATCTCCCCCAGTCAGCACCGACGTCCAGCAGCACTACCGGAGTTCGACGCTACCCGCAGCAGTTGTCGCTCGATCCGACCTGTCGCTGCTGCTCTGTCCGAAACCAGGCAGACCCGCGCTGCTCGCTTCCCCGACGTCCTGCCGACCCGCGCTACTCGCCACCCCGAAGCCAGGCAAACCCGCGTTGCTCACTGCCCGCGACGCCCCTCAGCAATGCCCTCTGCCGGAGACCCAAACGCCGGTAGCTTAGATCGCGACGCCCCTATTCCGTTGGTTGTCCTTGCTACTCGGGTGCTGCCCCTGCTGGTGTGCACTCGCCGGAGTTCCCCTTGCCGGACCGACGATTTGCTGCCCTTGAAGATCCACGAGCAAGCCGAgctttag